CATCGATCAGTTTTTTACATTGTGCAATTGCTTTGGGGCCGCTGGATTTGAGCAAATCAGTAATATTCCGGCAATAGCCCTCCAGTTCAGACGATGGCAAGGACTTATTTACAAGTTTATATTTTTCTGCTTCCGGCCCATTAATTCTTCGGCCAGTAAGCATAAGTTCCCTTGCTCCATACTCTCCAACACGTTTTATCACATATGGTGAAATACAAGCAGGAACAATTCCAATTTTTACTTCACTAAGCGAAAAAACGGTTTCGTTATCACAGAGGGCGATATCGCATGCAGCTAATAATCCGTTAGCGCCTCCGATTGCAGCACCATGTACTAATGCGATGGTGGGTTTCGGAGAAGTATAGATGGTATAAAAGCATTGTGATAGTCGATAACTCTCTTCGTAATTCTGTTCAAAAGTATACTTCGAAACATTTCGCATCCAGTTCAGATCAGCCCCGGCACAAAATGATTTCCCTTCACCTCTGAGAATAATAGCCCTTATGGATTCCACTTTTTCAATTTCCCGGAAAGCATCAGTGATTTCCGAGATCATAACCTCATTGAAAGCATTCCTGATATCAGGGCGATTCAGGGCAATGGTTGCTATATCATCTTCAATATCAAGTGAAAGAGTGGAACGATACTTCATTGCGGTAAATTTTTTATTCAGATTTTTCCCGCGGTTGTTCAACAACACGGGATTGAAACTTACTTGATACTACTTTCCAATCATCTCCTATATATCTCCTGGTCGCAATACTTCCTTCAGGAAGATGAGCTATTTCTCCAACGGATGGATCTATAATCAGTATTTCCTGAAGTGAAACCAGGATCGCCTGTTCATTCGGGTTTGACTTATCCTCCTTTGAAAAGAATTTCCAGTTTCCATCATTGATATCATGTATCACAATGGTAATAGATTTTCCGTGATTAATGACCTGACGGTTAGTGTAAACCGCAGTTGATAAGCTACATCTGAAACTGTTTTTAACCATAGTCGTACGAAATAGAACTTGTAAACTAGTAATGATTCTGAATGATGGCATTTTTCACTGCCATCCTGGTTAATTCACAATTAGTGGTAGATTCTTTCAAAAACAGGGTTTAGGAATTACATCCTGAAAACGCCATATTTTGTTTCATCCCATAGTTTGTTGAGCGATGCAGAGATACCCATTGCCAGTACCTTTCTGGTATCAATGGGGTCAATAATTCCATCATCCCATAGTCGGGCGGTACTAAAGTATGCAGATCCTTCTTCCTCGTATTTTTTAAGTATGTTAGCCTTCAAGGAGTCCCTGTCTGTTTCGGACAGTGTTTTACCTTTAGCTTTGAGTTGGTCTTCCTTTACTGTAATAAGCACGCCAGCTGCCTGCTCGCCACCCATAACACTTATCTTGGCATTTGGCCACATAAACAGCAAGCGGGGTTCATAAGCCCGTCCAGCCATTGCATAATTGCCTGCACCAAATGAGCCTCCAAATACAACTGTGAATTTAGGAACCATGGCATTGGCAACTGCATGAACCAGTTTTGCCCCATCACGTGCAATACCCCTTCTTTCATACTCTTTTCCAACTATAAAGCCAGTGATGTTTTGCAAGAATATGATCGGGACATTTCTGCTGGTGCATAATTCAATAAAATGAGCACCTTTAAGGGCCGTCTCAGAAAACAGGACTCCGTTATTTGCAATAATCCCAACAGGGAAACCCATGATTCTGGCAAAACCAGTTACCAAGGTTGGGGCATAACGGGCCTTAAATTCATGGAACCTGCTTCCATCGACAATCCTGGCAATAATCTCATGAGAATCAACAGGTTTTCGCAAATCAATGGGTGCAATACCATATAACTCCTTAGGATCATAAAAGGGTTCCTCAATAGGCGCTAATTCCAGTGCTTGCCTGGCAGGCTTTTTAAGGGTTCGAAAAATATCCCTGCAAATCTGTATGGCATGGCGGTCGTTTTCAGCCAGGTGGTCAGCAACTCCGGAAATACTGGTATGGACATCAGCCCCACCAAGTTCCTCTGCACTTACTTCTTCTCCGGTAGCCGCTTTTACAAGAGGTGGGCCCCCAATAAAAATCGTACCCTGGTTGCGCACAATAATCGTTTCATCGCTCATCGCCGGAACATAGGCGCCACCTGCAGTGCATGAACCCATTACAATTGCTATTTGAGGAATACCAAGTGCTGACATCCTTGCCTGGTTGAAGAAAAATCTCCCGAAATCATACTTGTCAGGAAAAACCCGGGCTTGCTCAGGCAGAAAAACGCCCCCAGAATCCACCATATAAACACAGGGTAAATGATTCTCCATAGCAATTTCCTGAGCCCTCACATGTTTCTTTATGGATTGCTCGATGTAGGTGCCCCCTTTTACTGTCGCATCATTAGCAACAATGATAGTTTCCCGGCCATGAATAACACCAATGCCGGTAATTATCCCTGCACTTGGAAATTCATTGTTATACATACCATATGCCGCCAGTGGAGATAATTCAAGAAAAGGCGTATTGGGATCAATGAGAAGGTCAATTCTTTCCCTTGCCAATAATTTCCCCCGTTCCTTATGTTTTCGGATAGCTTCTTCCGGAACTGAGTTCAGCACATCATCATACAATGACTTATGCCTGGATAATAAATCCAGGAAACCGGCTTCTCCTGTTTTAAATTCAGCAGAAGTAGTCCTTACTTTTGATTCAATACGGTACAAATGATCAGGGATAGTGTGAAAGAGTAAATTTATAGAAATAAATCCTTTAAATTGATGTGGGAGCAATAATTTTTCTCCTTTTTCGATAAAATCATTAAGCATAAAGCTTTTGGAACATTTATACCCCTTTTCTGTAAGCTCAACTGAACAGCATTCTGTGAAAGCATCATGTTCGAAAAAGAGAATATATCCATTCTTTACAGCTTCTTCCAGGAATTCCTCCTTTTCTTTTAAGCTGATAAGCGGCTGTGTATCATAACTCATGATATAAGGGAGCGGTATATGGGCAGAAGTAGGGATGGTATCAGCCATAAATACAAAGGTATTGCCCCGATACTGGATAAAAGGAATGGCTTGTCCTACAGTATGACCATTAAAGATGGCTATTTCGACTCCGGGTATAAGTTCGAAGGGGCCGTCAAAAAGACGTAATTTCCCGGAATCTGCAATTGGCAATATATTTTCCCTGAGAAAAGATGCTTTTTCCCTTGGATTTGCATTGACAGCCCATTCCCATTGTGGGCGGCTAATCCAATAAGTAGCATTGGGGAAAGTGAGGTTGTAATTTCCCTGCGAATCCTTGCTGATACTACCTCCGGCATGATCAAAATGGAGATGTGTAAGAAACATATCAGTGATATCTTCTCTTGTTAGCCCAATCCCGGCCAGAGATTTATCTAAACTGTCGTCACTATGTAAATAATAGTGCTTGAAAAATTTTTCATCCTGTTTATTCCCAATCCCATTATCAATCAGGATTTTGCGGTCCCGGTCAACGATCAACAAACACCTCATGGATAATGGGATCAGGTTATTTTCATCGGCGGCATACACTTTATTCCAGATGGATTTGGGCACTACTCCAAACATAGCCCCTCCATCCAGTTTAAATTTTCCTGTTGGAATTGAAAATAGTTCCATAATTGAATTGCTAGAATTACTCTAAGACAACAATTTATAACCAGGTATGTTTTTAAAGCCCGGTTATTGATTTACTGATTAGGTTGAATCTGAATGAAATAGCAAGAAAATAATAGCGTGTAACTGCAGACAATACTATAAATAGTGAGAGTTGGTGATATTCAAATTAAAAAAAGGAAAATCACTACATTTGCCTGAATGAGTATTTCCAATAAAACTTTCTTACAGATTCTTTTATCGGGTATCAGCCTGGTAATCATACTTGAAACAGGACAATTTCTAAATGCCTGGAGTCTGGGATTATCTTTATTGACATCCTTCCGTTGGCTCGCCATGGCATTATTGGTTTGGTATGCTTTTCGCAAGAAATCCCTGACTACATGGATACTCATCAGCATGGTGATGGGCGTTGAATTTGGTCACGATTTCCCTTCCCTGGCAATCCACCTGAATCTATTCAGCAAGATTTTCCTAAGAATGGTAAAAACCATTATTGCACCCTTGTTATTTGCAACCCTCGTTGTTGGCATTGCCGGTCATTCCAATCTCCGGCAAGTGGGAAGGATGGGATGGAAATCAATAGTTTATTTTGAAATAGTTTCCACTCTGGCTTTATTCATTGGATTACTTGCTATCAACTTGAGTAAGGCCGGTATGGGTGTGATTATCCCCCCTGATTTTGCACAACAGAATATCCCTGAGGTAAAGGCCCAGACCCTTGAAGAGATTATCCTGCATATCTTCCCCGAAAATATAGCAAAAGCAATCTATGACGGACAGGTATTGCAAATCGTGGTTTTCAGCATCTTATTTGGGATAGCTGTGGCCATGCTGAAGGAAAACCATAGGAACAGAATGGTAAATTTTGCCGAAAGTTTATCAGAAGCCATGTTCAAGTTTACCAACCTGGTGATGTATCTTGCCCCTATTGCAGTATTTGCTGCAATTGCTTATTCTGTAGGGCACATGGGACTTGGAATCCTTGCCAATCTATTTAAGTTGCTGGCAACCCTGTATGTAGCACTTATAGTTTTTGTGCTCCTGGTATTTATGCCCATTATGATATTCCTAAAAATTCCCATCCGAAATTTTATTCGGGCGATATTAGAACCGGCAACCATTGCTTTTGCAACTACAAGCTCTGAATCAGCTTTACCAAGGGCCATGGAAGCTATGGAGAAATTCGGAGTCCCCAGGAAAATTGTAGCTTTTGTGATTCCTACAGGTTATAGTTTTAACCTGGATGGTACAACTTTGTACTTGTCCCTGGCTACCATCTTTGTCGCCCAGGTGGCCGGTATTCACCTGAGTATTGAAAAACAATTATTGATTGTGTTTACCCTGATGCTTACCAGTAAAGGCGTTGCCGGGGTTCCCAGGGCTTCATTGGTTATCCTGTTAGGTACTGCTGCCAGTTTCGGTTTACCCCTTTGGCCCATATTTATTATTCTGGGGATTGATGAACTTATGGATATGGCAAGAACAGCCGTGAATGTGATTGGAAACTGCCTTGCAACCGTTGTTGTTGCCAAATGGGAAGGAGAATTTGACCAGGAAGCCGCATCTAACTTCAAAACAGAACTACTGGATAATTAAATCGTTATCCTTTCATCACATCGGTAGATATTGTATATTTGAAATTCTGCTTCGCTCAGTTTGAACAAAAGAAATCAACCTTTTGAAACAGACACTATTTGTTACTTTATTCTAACTATTATACAATTCATTATCTATGAAAAAGCTCCTTTTCATTTTAAGCTGCTTATCCTTATTTACAAATGTTTTCAGCCAAAACAATCCCCCGGTAGCTGTTAATGATACTGTCAGGCCGGTGATCGGCTTTCCTTTTGAAGTGAACATCCTGAAAAATGACTTTGACCCGGATGGCGATTCTTTTGATTTGTTCCATTGTTTCAAATTCTTAGAATCAATGACAGCACATGGAGGTTTCGCCCGACTACTATGATTCCAATGATCATTATGATTCAATTGTTTACAAGAAATACTTCCTGAAAGATGAGCATGGTGCAATGGCTTTAGGATCAATTGTTATCATTCGAAAAGGAACACCAAGATATGACTCACTAGACATCAATAATATAAAAGCCTTAATAAGTCCCTTTGGAAATCATTTCTGGGATCTGGAGAGGGCCCGATCTGAAGTACCAAAAGGATCGGCAACAACCTCTATATTTAATCATGCTTTATGGATAGGAGGATTGAATGATTCTTCACAACTCTGCCTTGCTGTTGAATTATACCGACAAGTAGGAACAGATTTTTTATGGGTCCTATTTCATCCTTCCATGATTCAACCTTTCCATTGAAATGGAACAGGGTATGGAAACTTGATAAGAACCAGATCCTGTTCCACCGAAATCACTGGGCTGAGCAGGGGTACTCTCCGATAGAAGTTATTGAAAACTGGCCGGCACATGGAACGGTACATTTTGAACAATCAGCCAATATTGCTCCATTTTATGATTCGGACCAGGATGGAAAGTATGAACCTCATCAAGGAGACTACCCAATCATAAGAGGTGACCAGGCTGTGTTTTTTGTCCTGAACGATGCCAAGGACATTCATACAGAATCTAGCGGGCGAGCACTTGGAATTGAGATCCATGGAATGGCATATGCTTATGATAGGCCGGATGATTCCACCTTAAATAACACAATTTTCATGCATTATGAAATCCTGAATCGTTCCCTAAGTACATACACAAACACTATGATTGGGCTGTTCTGCGAGTTTGACCTGGGATCAGTAAATGATGATTTCCTGGGATGTGATGTAACAAATGGTCTTATTTATGTTTATAATGGTTACCCATTTGATGGAAATGGTGAGAATGGCACCTATGGATCACACCCTCCGGCATTTGGATTAAAATTAATTGGTGGCCCTTTTCTTGAAAATGATGGATTGGATAATGAAAAAGGCAACTGTGATGAAGGAATCAATGGACTCAATTTTGGAGATAAAATCCCTGATAATGAACGAATGGGTCTAAGTCACTTTGTTAATGGCACAATAAACGGTGAATTTGGATATCCACCTTCTGGCTTTTATAATTTGATGAGATCTATCAGGAACAATGGCTTCCCTTACATGTTTGGTGATTCACTTGTTCCAGATTTTATGTTTGGGTATAATTATAGTGGTGGAGAAGGGCCTGCATGCAGGTATTTTTATCCAGGAAACAGTGATACCCTGTGCAATTGGGGAACTTACGGATTGGCACCAAATGGAGGATATAATACAGATGGCCATTTCTGGACAGATTCATTATTTGAAGATCCTGGCGACAGACGAGGGTTGGGTTCAGTCGGCCCCTTTACTTTCCAACCAGGAGAATCAATCCCCCTGGATTACTGTTTTACCTGGGCCCGGGATTATCAAGGTGATAACCTTACTTCCGTTGACCTTTTAAGAGAAAGAATCAAGGAATTATCTCCCGACTGGAATAAATTATTGGATTACCCCTTACTGTTACTTCCAGCCCGGAATTACCGGAAAAGAACATGCTGAAAATATTCCCAAATCCTGTGCATAACCAGGCAACTATAATACTGGATTCAAGATCACCACTACCCTTTCAAGTATACATGTTCAATGGGAAAAAGGTCTCTGAAGGAATTCTTGATCCCGGATCAAACACCCTGGACCTTTCCTCTTTATCTCATGGAATCTACATGCTGAAGTGCGCTCAAATGAACGCAAAAATTGTGAAGCTGTAATCATTAATTTAACTTCGATCCCTAAAACCCTTAAATGAAGATTAAAAAGATACTATTGTACCTGGGAGGAGTCATCCTTGTAATGATGATGGCACTCATCATTTATCTTTACCCGTTTTACACATTTTTCTTCACTGATAATTCCACAATTATCGATGAAAAGCTTACGATGATAAGTGGAGCGGGGAATAGCTGTCTTTTGGAAACAGACAGTGCCATTGTAGTGATTGACACTAAAATGGGGAAAATGGGAAAAAATCTCGAAGTACTTGCCCGGGGAAAAGCCAATAACAAGAAAATCATTGTGATCAATACACATATCCATGGCGACCATATCTATGGAAACAGGAATTTTAAGAATTGCACCATTTACATGGGTGCTTATGGCTCCATTTTTGCGAAAGCCAATATTGAACCTGAAGATTATCCAACCCATTTTGTAAAAGATAGTATTGTGCTTAAACTGGGAGATGAAACCCTTGTCCTTTATAACATTGGCCAGGCTCACACCTTCGCTGATATGGTGATTTATATGAAAACCAGGAAACTACTGGTATCCGGAGACCTTATCTTTAATCAGATTCATCCGGCACTCATTCGAGAAGATGGCACAAATATTGAAAAATGGAGCCGCGCCCTGGATATTCTGCCGGGATTATGGGAAATTCAAACCATTATTCCCGGCCATGGCAACCCGGGTGGAATCGATCTGCTGCTGGATCTCAAAACCTATTTTATAGATCTGAAAAAAGCTTCACTTTCTGAAAAGACTTCAGAAGAGATCTTATTGAAATACAAATCATGGATGAAGATGCCACTTATGTCTTCTACTGAAAGGACATTGGATTATATCAGAGAGAATCCATAAACTGATTTTCTTGTCGCATCCTGATTCCTCACTCATTACTTTTTTCAAATTTTCAATCAAGCCCCCGACTATTAGGCTTTCAGATTTCATATTACTTTTGCCAATAGTAAAATCCGGTCATAAGATGGGCAATAATCAATATACTCCAGGGCTTTCTGATAGTTGCTGGTGGAAGGAAGCAGTCGTTTATCAAATCTATCCCAGGAGTTTCATGGACAGTAACGGTGATGGAATCGGAGACCTGAAGGGGATCACCTCTAAACTCGACTATATCAAAGACCTGGGCGTTGATGTAGTATGGCTTAACCCCATCTTTGCCTCTCCAAATGACGATAATGGTTATGACATCAGTGATTACAGGGAAATAATGTCCGATTTCGGAAACATGCAGGACTTTGATGAATTGCTGGAAGGAATGCATGCCCGGGGGATTCGGCTGGTACTTGATTTGGTAGTAAACC
The Bacteroidales bacterium genome window above contains:
- a CDS encoding cation:dicarboxylase symporter family transporter produces the protein MSISNKTFLQILLSGISLVIILETGQFLNAWSLGLSLLTSFRWLAMALLVWYAFRKKSLTTWILISMVMGVEFGHDFPSLAIHLNLFSKIFLRMVKTIIAPLLFATLVVGIAGHSNLRQVGRMGWKSIVYFEIVSTLALFIGLLAINLSKAGMGVIIPPDFAQQNIPEVKAQTLEEIILHIFPENIAKAIYDGQVLQIVVFSILFGIAVAMLKENHRNRMVNFAESLSEAMFKFTNLVMYLAPIAVFAAIAYSVGHMGLGILANLFKLLATLYVALIVFVLLVFMPIMIFLKIPIRNFIRAILEPATIAFATTSSESALPRAMEAMEKFGVPRKIVAFVIPTGYSFNLDGTTLYLSLATIFVAQVAGIHLSIEKQLLIVFTLMLTSKGVAGVPRASLVILLGTAASFGLPLWPIFIILGIDELMDMARTAVNVIGNCLATVVVAKWEGEFDQEAASNFKTELLDN
- a CDS encoding MBL fold metallo-hydrolase, with translation MKIKKILLYLGGVILVMMMALIIYLYPFYTFFFTDNSTIIDEKLTMISGAGNSCLLETDSAIVVIDTKMGKMGKNLEVLARGKANNKKIIVINTHIHGDHIYGNRNFKNCTIYMGAYGSIFAKANIEPEDYPTHFVKDSIVLKLGDETLVLYNIGQAHTFADMVIYMKTRKLLVSGDLIFNQIHPALIREDGTNIEKWSRALDILPGLWEIQTIIPGHGNPGGIDLLLDLKTYFIDLKKASLSEKTSEEILLKYKSWMKMPLMSSTERTLDYIRENP
- a CDS encoding MBL fold metallo-hydrolase, with product MELFSIPTGKFKLDGGAMFGVVPKSIWNKVYAADENNLIPLSMRCLLIVDRDRKILIDNGIGNKQDEKFFKHYYLHSDDSLDKSLAGIGLTREDITDMFLTHLHFDHAGGSISKDSQGNYNLTFPNATYWISRPQWEWAVNANPREKASFLRENILPIADSGKLRLFDGPFELIPGVEIAIFNGHTVGQAIPFIQYRGNTFVFMADTIPTSAHIPLPYIMSYDTQPLISLKEKEEFLEEAVKNGYILFFEHDAFTECCSVELTEKGYKCSKSFMLNDFIEKGEKLLLPHQFKGFISINLLFHTIPDHLYRIESKVRTTSAEFKTGEAGFLDLLSRHKSLYDDVLNSVPEEAIRKHKERGKLLARERIDLLIDPNTPFLELSPLAAYGMYNNEFPSAGIITGIGVIHGRETIIVANDATVKGGTYIEQSIKKHVRAQEIAMENHLPCVYMVDSGGVFLPEQARVFPDKYDFGRFFFNQARMSALGIPQIAIVMGSCTAGGAYVPAMSDETIIVRNQGTIFIGGPPLVKAATGEEVSAEELGGADVHTSISGVADHLAENDRHAIQICRDIFRTLKKPARQALELAPIEEPFYDPKELYGIAPIDLRKPVDSHEIIARIVDGSRFHEFKARYAPTLVTGFARIMGFPVGIIANNGVLFSETALKGAHFIELCTSRNVPIIFLQNITGFIVGKEYERRGIARDGAKLVHAVANAMVPKFTVVFGGSFGAGNYAMAGRAYEPRLLFMWPNAKISVMGGEQAAGVLITVKEDQLKAKGKTLSETDRDSLKANILKKYEEEGSAYFSTARLWDDGIIDPIDTRKVLAMGISASLNKLWDETKYGVFRM
- a CDS encoding T9SS type A sorting domain-containing protein, whose protein sequence is MLKIFPNPVHNQATIILDSRSPLPFQVYMFNGKKVSEGILDPGSNTLDLSSLSHGIYMLKCAQMNAKIVKL
- a CDS encoding enoyl-CoA hydratase/isomerase family protein, translating into MKYRSTLSLDIEDDIATIALNRPDIRNAFNEVMISEITDAFREIEKVESIRAIILRGEGKSFCAGADLNWMRNVSKYTFEQNYEESYRLSQCFYTIYTSPKPTIALVHGAAIGGANGLLAACDIALCDNETVFSLSEVKIGIVPACISPYVIKRVGEYGARELMLTGRRINGPEAEKYKLVNKSLPSSELEGYCRNITDLLKSSGPKAIAQCKKLIDEVTNNITLDEALSYTAHMIAEIRASSEGQEGMAAFLEKAP